In Apteryx mantelli isolate bAptMan1 chromosome 8, bAptMan1.hap1, whole genome shotgun sequence, the genomic window aatcAAGTTTAGGTTAGGTGACTCTTTGGCCCTTACTAACTGGGCTTCTTTGAAAGGGGATATTTGCAGGACTAAATACCCCACCACCATTCCCCCCAACCATTTCCTGTTTCCTTACACTGAGAACTACTTAGATACAGCAGTTTCTTGTGTGTTTCCACAGTGAAGAAACACAATCCATTTGAGGCACTTTGATTATAGTCATTACGTAATTTTGCCTTAGTCCTTTAATAGCAGGCATTTTTAGATCCCTGTGGATATTAGGAAAGATCAAAAGTCTTAAACCATAAAGGAGAAACCTTTTGAGTAGCTCTTAAAGAAGGTCGTTACTCTGCAAATGAAGTGAGATACATTATGCCAAGAAAagacatttgcaaagaaaaataaaaaagcatcttCCTTTTGCAGATCCAAAAGAACTCAGGCTGAAACAGTGAAACTAAAGAGGATTCAGAAGGAGTTGCAAGCTCTGGATGACATGGTATCTGCTGACATTGGAATCCTGCGGAACCGAATTGATCAGGCCAGCTTAGACTACTCCTATGCCCGGTAAGTGACAGGCAGGGGAGGGAATAGCCCTGCCTGAGTGGAGGGATAGAATGCAGTTTCCTGTCACTGAAGCAATAGTGGCATTATGTCATTGTAATCATGTGTAGTTAAAATGGACACAGTCTGGGGGGCTTTCAGCTCTTGAGGTAGAagtgttctttttatttcttcatttttcccttgGAATCTGGAAGCTGAAGTAGGTTTCCTGACTGCAGACTGTGCTTTCCAGCTTTGTGCTGTCAGTAAATGTATTTGCTGCTTTAGTTGTGCAGTTGTTCATAAGCCCTACTTTATTGTTTCAAGGTTGTTTATTTCTTCTCAGGGGGAaagagtgttttggtttttttggttttttgtttttttttaaaaaaagtcctaAAATGAAAGTCCGTTTTAGGGAAACTTGCCTGTTGATGACAGCTCTGGTCCTGTTGGGATCAATGGGACCAATTAAGCCTGAAACATATATAATAGTGCTGAAGTGCCTTTGGAACTGGGACCAAAAATTGAAGGAAAAAGTGAGCTTCTACTCTTCACAATGTGCCTTTAATCACTCTGGTTCTGATGAATTCCTTAAATGCAAGAAATTAATCGGAACACCCTATTAGTTGTGGGTAAACCACAACATCAGTAGATAAACATCAGCATGTTTATGTAGCCgtttaataaaatggaaatgttCAATTGCGGTTTTTGGTTCACGATTCAATGTGTTAAACGTGTATTTCTCCTTATGACTTCTGCTGTACGTTGACCACAGGCCAATAAACAGGGTAATTAGTCTTTAAAGAAATATGAGGGGTAGctaaaaaataagaatttcttttGCCTAATTATCATTTGAAATATCTAAGATTAACTGTAGTTTCACTAGTTCAGTACATTCACATACTGAACTTAATATCTTCAAGAGGAAAAGCGTTTCAGTGTATTTGTAGGTTTAACTCTGGTTTCTAAAGCCATTAAATGCTCCCGGAAATTTCTTTAGCAAAATTTTATAACAACATGTCTATTTGAAATTCTTCATAGTAGAAGAGCATATAACACAAGTGGCTCTGGCTTTGGGAAGcagtttttaaatgaagatgaCAAAAAGGGATGCTGGTAGGGAGAATAGATTAAACTTTCCAATATGCTTAATGATTTTGATGAACTtattaagtctttttttctgagagaAGGGGATTTGGAAATGAGTTATGTTCAGTGTTGTAGTTTTTTGTGCATTATGAGCCAAAGTGGATGTGCTTCCACACAGTGTCTTTTTAAGCACTTCTTGAGTCCTTGACATATGTTTTGGGGCTAAAGCCAAATTATTTCAACAGGTCAACATGTGCAATATTAATAGCCCTGAACACATTGTTAGGGGCATCTTACAATTGCTATGGAATGGAGTTTTCGTAAATAAGATGTGGAGAATATGTGTGAGTTCAGCCCAAATATTTAATTGTGCAGAAGTTTCAGTATAGTGTTAACTCTTCCCTTTCACATACACTGCAAGGGAAATCTTGATTTTCTTGTTAGGGAAATGTAAGTGGGCATTTTCTGCCCACTGTGGACACAGCCTTGACAGCTGGGTAAAAGTTTTGTGGTTATTATGTAGTGGAACATATTTGGGAAGGCTTTTGCATGTCttatttccttctgtttccctaaaCAAAAGGCTTGTCATatctttctcttgctttgtttAACCAGATATTTGAATAGTGATTTTACAGAACAGCTGTCTTGTTTATTCAAATACCTTACTAACATTAGATTTGTGAATGCTCCATAACGTACATCACATGCCTGTTCCCTTTCCTAGTCAGCAAGATTGTGTCTATCTTTCTATTAGTTAAATCAGAATTAATACACAGGTTCACTGAATGTAGTTGAAGATGCATCAGTGATGTGGACACCAACCATTAAAGAGCTAGATATCCCGGAGATGTTGACCTCAATGAATATTTCCTTTTTGCTGTATTTGTCATGACAGGAAGTGCAAATTggcaggaggtgtgtgtgtgggggggatgctTACAATAAAATTCTACATCTGTTGCCACACAAAAGTTGTGATCGCTATTGACGTCATATGCTGTGTCAATCTGTGCTGCTCATGTCTTTATGTATTTTTGGGTGGCAGGAAAAGTACACTTCTAGACCACATCCAAGAGTAAATGTGTATAGCACCATTGTAGCATCTGTATCCGTTGGGTGAATGTTGGATTAGAAAAATACAAAACTGTTTTGTGATATTTTAGTTTTCACTAGATAGGTGTTCATTGGAATATGTGAAGCCGCTACAATTTTTAATGGTTTCTTTCTGCTGCTAGAGGTACATCCCTTAAAACAGGCAGTAAAACTGCTTGTATATGATTCAGTTTGTAGACTTCAGACAAGGGATTTAACTCTTGGAATGCAGCAGCGGAGGCTGATGTGCCAAGAGGAAGTTTGATCTATTCacacttattttcttccctttgaaTAATGTAGCAGGATGTCGTGAAATAGCTGGCATAATGCATTGCAGAGGAGATTGCATTTCAGGGATGCTTAAAGTATCTGTCTGTGTGCGAGACTGTGAAGTGCTTTGAGAACTAATCCACTAGAAATGATGATGGTTTTGCAGGAAACGGTATGATAAGGCTGAGTCGGAATATGTGGCAGCTAAGCTGGACCTCCAACACAAGACAGAGATTAAGGAGCACCTCACAGAGCACCTGTGCACAATCATACAGCAGAATGAACTCCGCAAGGCCAGGAAGCTGGAGGAGTTAATGCAGCAGCTGGAAGTGGAGGCAGATGAGGAAAGTCTGGAACTTGAGATAGAAGTGGAACggatgctgcagcagcaggaggcagaagcaggGAGACAAGCTAGCCAGTCACAAAATCATGCTGGGACAGCTAAGGAAACCCCAACTCCCAGTGCTACAGCAAGAGGGAGCGAAAATACTGGCCGTGCTGCCGCTTCTGCTGCTATTTCTGAACAGTTGGTGCAGTCTGAAAACTCCCATATCAAGTCCCTCTCCGGTATGGACAGCCAAACTCAAGCAGTAACGGTGACTCCAGGCGACCGCCCAGCTTGCTCTGATACATGACTAC contains:
- the GORAB gene encoding RAB6-interacting golgin isoform X1 encodes the protein MAGAGAWAGFSQEELRRLRGPRPELSESSEQQRRSHTVNKSRKQLQREKALQQQCQKLGVQDGAASVLPEQLLSVPEHKPCHPQQPVAPPQPPSKGDQRQHDSQDQRKELGLGDPCNGNENAQNFPAKPNLKVEKKKVELLVSRQEKSRWEILQQEQRLMEEKNKRKKALLAKAIAERSKRTQAETVKLKRIQKELQALDDMVSADIGILRNRIDQASLDYSYARKRYDKAESEYVAAKLDLQHKTEIKEHLTEHLCTIIQQNELRKARKLEELMQQLEVEADEESLELEIEVERMLQQQEAEAGRQASQSQNHAGTAKETPTPSATARGSENTGRAAASAAISEQLVQSENSHIKSLSGMDSQTQAVTVTPGDRPACSDT
- the GORAB gene encoding RAB6-interacting golgin isoform X2, whose amino-acid sequence is MAGAGAWAGFSQEELRRLRGPRPELSESSEQQRRSHTVNKSRKQLQREKALQQQCQKLGVQDGAASVLPEQLLSVPEHKPCHPQQPVAPPQPPSKGDQRQHDSQDQRKELGLGDPCNGNENAQNFPAKPNLKVEKKKVELQEKSRWEILQQEQRLMEEKNKRKKALLAKAIAERSKRTQAETVKLKRIQKELQALDDMVSADIGILRNRIDQASLDYSYARKRYDKAESEYVAAKLDLQHKTEIKEHLTEHLCTIIQQNELRKARKLEELMQQLEVEADEESLELEIEVERMLQQQEAEAGRQASQSQNHAGTAKETPTPSATARGSENTGRAAASAAISEQLVQSENSHIKSLSGMDSQTQAVTVTPGDRPACSDT